Below is a genomic region from Aurantimonas sp. HBX-1.
GGCTACTCGATGCCGATCTTCTGGTGGGGCCTCTTGCTGATCATCTTCTTCTCGGGCGTCCTGCAGTGGACGCCGGTCTCCGGCCGCATCTCGCTGCTGTATTATTTCCCGACGACCACCGGCTTCATGCTGATCGACTCGCTGCGGTCCGGCCAGGCCGGCGCCTTCACCTCGGCCCTGTCGCATCTGATCCTGCCCTCGGTGGTGCTGGCGACCATTCCGCTGGCGGTGATCGCCCGGCAGACCCGGTCCGCGATGCTCGAGGTGCTGGGCGAGGACTACGTGCGGACGGCGCGCGCCAAGGGACTGTCGCACCGCCGCGTCGTCGGGGTCCACGCGCTGCGCAACGCGCTGATCCCGGTGGTCACCACGATCGGCCTGCAGGTCGGCGTGCTGCTCGCGGGCGCCATCCTGACCGAAACGATCTTTTCCTGGCCGGGGATCGGCAAGTGGATGGTCGACAGCGTCTTCCGCCGCGACTACCCGGTGGTGCAGGGCGGTCTGCTGCTGATCGCCATGATCATCATGTTCGTGAACCTCGTGGTGGATCTCCTCTACGGCGTGATCAATCCCCGCGTCAGGGCGCAATAGGAGGCCTTGATGAGCCATATCGAAGCCCAGGAAGCCGCCGAAGGGATCGGCGCCGAGGTCCCGGATCGCGAGCCGACGAAAAGCGCCCGCCGCGTCATGCTGGCGGAGTTCTGGTTCTACTTCTCGGAGAACAAGGGCGCCGTCGGCGGCCTCGTGGTGTTCACGCTGGTCGTGCTTGCGGCCCTGTTCGCGCCGCTGATCGCCCCGCACTCGCCGATCCTGACCAACACCAACGCCCTCCTGGTGCCGCCGGCCTTCCAGGACGGCGGGCAGATGACCTACCTGCTCGGCACCGACCCGGTCGGCCGCGACATCCTCTCGCGGCTGATCTACGGCGCGCGCTACTCGCTGTTCATCGGCGTCGTGGTCGTGGTCATCGCCGTGTCGACCGGCATCTCGCTCGGCCTGATCGCCGGCTATGTCGGGGGCTGGGTCGACACGGTGATCATGCGGGTGATGGACATCATCCTCGCCTTTCCCTCGCTGCTGCTGGCGCTGGTGCTGGTGGCGGTGCTCGGACCCGGGCTGTTCAACGCGATGATCGCCATCGCGCTGGTGCTGCAGCCGCATTTCGTCCGGCTGACCCGGGCCTCGGTGATGGCCGAGAAGCAGCGCGAATATGTCACCGCCGCCCGCGTCGTCGGTGCCGGCCCGCTGCGGCTGATGCTGGTGACGATCCTGCCCAACTGCCTCGGACCGCTGATCGTCCAGGCGACGCTGTCCTTCTCCAACGCCATCCTCGACGCCGCGGCACTCGGCTTCCTCGGCATGGGCGCCCAGCCGCCGACGCCGGAATGGGGCACGATGCTCGCCGAGGCGCGCGAGTTCATCCTGCGCGCCTGGTGGGTGGTGACGTTCCCGGGCCTGGCGATCCTGATCACGGTGCTCGCCATCAATCTCGTCGGCGACGGCCTGCGCGACGCCCTCGACCCGAAGATGAAGCGAAGCTGATTCCATGCCCCTTCTTTCGATCCGCAACCTCTCCGTGACCTTCGCCACGGCCTCCGGCCCGTTTAAGGCGGTGGACGGCGTCGACCTGACCATCGAGCCGGGCGAAGTGGTCGGCATCGTCGGCGAGTCCGGGTCCGGCAAATCGGTGGCGATGCTCGGCCTGATGGGCCTGCTGCCGCCCAGCGCCACCGTCACGGCCGACGAGATGAGCTTCGAGGGCCGCGACATGCGGGTGATGTCCGACGCTGATCGCCGCAAGATCATCGGCCG
It encodes:
- a CDS encoding ABC transporter permease subunit, whose amino-acid sequence is MLRFLVGRLAVLVPTFIGVALVAFFFIRLLPGDPVLIMAGERGLSPERHAELSALLGYDQPIFVQFWNFLTGLFQGDFGRSITTRRPVLEEFLTLFPATLELAFCAIVLAIVLGIPAGVFAAVKRGSWFDQSIMGAALVGYSMPIFWWGLLLIIFFSGVLQWTPVSGRISLLYYFPTTTGFMLIDSLRSGQAGAFTSALSHLILPSVVLATIPLAVIARQTRSAMLEVLGEDYVRTARAKGLSHRRVVGVHALRNALIPVVTTIGLQVGVLLAGAILTETIFSWPGIGKWMVDSVFRRDYPVVQGGLLLIAMIIMFVNLVVDLLYGVINPRVRAQ
- a CDS encoding ABC transporter permease subunit; translated protein: MSHIEAQEAAEGIGAEVPDREPTKSARRVMLAEFWFYFSENKGAVGGLVVFTLVVLAALFAPLIAPHSPILTNTNALLVPPAFQDGGQMTYLLGTDPVGRDILSRLIYGARYSLFIGVVVVVIAVSTGISLGLIAGYVGGWVDTVIMRVMDIILAFPSLLLALVLVAVLGPGLFNAMIAIALVLQPHFVRLTRASVMAEKQREYVTAARVVGAGPLRLMLVTILPNCLGPLIVQATLSFSNAILDAAALGFLGMGAQPPTPEWGTMLAEAREFILRAWWVVTFPGLAILITVLAINLVGDGLRDALDPKMKRS